CCGCGGCCGCGAGGATCAACGTGCGCAACGGATTCACGATCAAGACCCTAGTCGCTGGGCCGTGCCGGAGCGGATGGGAGTTCGGGCCGGTACGGGCCGACGTGCCTGAACACCGCGTTCACCGTGCGGGAACACACAACCCCCTGCGTCTGAACGTTGAACTCCCGGTGCCCGAGGGGACGACCCGCGTGTTCTGAGCGTTGAATTCGGGGGTCCTGAACGTAGGACACGGTGGTCCTGAACGTACGACTCGCGCGTTCTGAACGTAGGACTCGCGCGGAGGGTCAGAGGTGCAGGCGGGCGAAGAGGAGGGATTCGGCGAGTAGTTCGGCGCGTTCGGCGGTGGTGCGGGCGCGGCGGGTGTTGACCTCCAGCACGACCTGGCCGGTGAAGCCGGTGCCGGTCAGGTGCGACAGCAGCTCGGCGCACGGCTGGTTGCCCCGCCCCGGCACCAGGTGCTCGTCCTTCGGCAGACCCGAACCGTCGGCCAGGTGGATGTGCGTGAGCCCTTCGCCCATGCGCTTGGCCAGCTCCATCACGTCCGCGTGCGCGGCCGACGCGTGCGACACGTCCAGCGTGTAGTTCCGGTGCCCCACGTCCGTCGGGTCGATAGACGGCCGGAACGCCGTGACCTGCACGGACCGCCCCCGACCCAGAGCACGCCGCACCGGGAACATGTTCTCCACCGCGATCGCGACCCCGCTGGAGTCCTCCAACGACGCCACCAGGTCGGCGAACCCGTCCGCGTACTTCCGCTGCCACAGGAACGGCGGGTGCAGCACGACCGTCCGCGCGCCCAGGTCGCTCGCCGCCTCCACGCTGCGCCGCAGCCGTTCCGCCGGATCCGGCGACCAGACCCGCTGGCTGATCAGCAGGCACGGCGCGTGCAAGGCCATCACCGGCACGCCGCTGCTCTTCGCCAGCCGGTCCAGCGCCTTCACGTCCTGGCTGATCGGATCGGCCCAGACCATGACCTCGACACCGTCGTAGCCCAGGTCCGCGGCGGCCTGGAACGCGGCGCCCGCGGGTTGCGGCCACACGGCCGCGGTGGACAGGCCGACCGGGATCAAGACTTCACCAGGAGCATCGCCGCCGGCGAGACCGTGACGATCAACCCCACCAGGACGGCCAGGACGGTGGTCTGGAGGTCGTCCGCCCGACGGATCTTGCGGACCACCATCACCAGGCCGACGGTCACACCGAGCGCCACGACCAGCGCCGCGGGGGCGGCCGTGCGCCACAGGAAGCTGAAGCCGAGCCACAGCGCCGCGCCACCGAGCACGCCGACCGCGAGCTGGCCGATCATCACCAGCCACTCCTTGCCGGCCGAACGCTCGGCGGGCTCGTCGTCGTCCTCGACTTCGGCCAGCCCGGCGGGCTCGTCGTCGAACTCGCGCCGCTGGAAGTCACGGCGCTGGTAGTTGTCACTGGCGTCGTCCTCCTCGTCGAGGTCGACGTACGGGTGGAACTGGGTGCTCTCCTGCTCCTCGGCCTCTTCGGGCTCGTCGTCGTCGCCGAACCAGTCCTCGGGGGTCTGGTCGGGCAGCGGCTCGGGCAGCCTCGGCGGCGCGGGCGGCACGATCAGCACCGACTCGGTCGGCAACGACTCCAGCGGCACGTTCGGCGTGAGCTTGTCCGTGATCCGCGGCATGACCTCGGTGACCGGCTCGCGACCGGGCGGTTTCACCATCGGCGGCTTGGCCATCGGCGGAGCCGGCGGGCCGGGCCGCATGTTCGACGGCTTGACCTGCGGTTTCGGCGCGTTCGGCCGGGACTGCTCCGGGTAGTCGTCCACGATCGGCGGGACGACCCGCGTCTCCTCGGCCGGGTCCACGTCGGGCGCGCGACGACGGCCGGACTCGGTCTTCGACGGATCCAGCCGCGAGAGGTCCGGTCTGGACAGCTGCTCGGGCCGGGCGGCCGGGGGCGGCGGGGCGGGAGGCGGCGCGACCGGCGGCTGGTAGGCCGTGCGCTCAGTCTCGACGCCACGCTGCTGCTGCGACCGCGCGGGCGGCGACGGTGGCGGTGGCGGTGGCGGCGCGGCGGGCTCGTCGCGGATCGGCATCAGCCGGCCGCTGTCCGAGTTGACCCGGTCGATGATGGCCTGCGGACCGGTCTCCGACGCCTCTTCGGCACGTCGGCGTCGCCGACGCGGCGCAACCTCGCCGGAGCCCCCGCCGTATTGGGCGAGCAACTCCGCGACGGTGCGCTGGGTCTGCTCCGACTCGCTCTCTCGACTCATCAACTCCACCGTGCCCCGTGGCGGCCAGTCCGTC
This is a stretch of genomic DNA from Saccharothrix ecbatanensis. It encodes these proteins:
- a CDS encoding sugar phosphate isomerase/epimerase family protein, producing the protein MIPVGLSTAAVWPQPAGAAFQAAADLGYDGVEVMVWADPISQDVKALDRLAKSSGVPVMALHAPCLLISQRVWSPDPAERLRRSVEAASDLGARTVVLHPPFLWQRKYADGFADLVASLEDSSGVAIAVENMFPVRRALGRGRSVQVTAFRPSIDPTDVGHRNYTLDVSHASAAHADVMELAKRMGEGLTHIHLADGSGLPKDEHLVPGRGNQPCAELLSHLTGTGFTGQVVLEVNTRRARTTAERAELLAESLLFARLHL